The following proteins come from a genomic window of Enterobacter chengduensis:
- a CDS encoding DNA translocase FtsK 4TM domain-containing protein, producing MSQEYTEDKEVTLSKLSSGRRLLEALLIVIALFAVWLMAALLSFNPSDPSWSQTAWHEPIHNLGGVPGAWLADTLFFIFGVMAYTLPVIIIGGCWFAWRHRQNDDYIDYFAVSLRLIGALALILTSCGLAAINADDIWYFASGGVIGSLLSSALQPMLHSSGGTLALLCIWAAGLTLFTGWSWVSIAEKIGSFILTILTFASNRTRRDDTWVDEDEYEDEEEDDAPVQRRESRRARILRGALARRQRVAEKFANPLGRKTDAALFSGKRMDEDEQVAYRAAGVAVDPDDVLFSGSRATPGDFDEYDPLLNGHSVTEPVAAAAAATTAAQAYAAPVDAVTPSAPVSPPESVIQQPQVNWQTAPGVHTPEPTIAPEPESYIPVQQEQWQQPYQPPQPEYEPQPYQQPVAQPYQEYAPDPVEPVQPYAEPQPEPEIVEEVKPARPPLYYFEEVEERRAREREQLAAWYQPVPEPVQEPVTRTPSASVPPVDPTPAVAPVAESVKQATAAAAVAAPVFSLATGGAPRPQVKEGIGPQLPRPNRVRVPTRRELASYGIKLPSQRMAEEKARELEYEDDGDDMQQDELARQFAAQQNQRYGEEYQHDEPALEDEDDAAEAELARQFAATQQQRYSGEQPAGANPFSLSDFEFSPMKDLVDDGPSEPLFTPSVMPEAEPVRQQPAPQAYAQPQQPVQQPYAQPQQPHQQAPQFQQPAPQPQESLIHPLLMRNGDSRPLQRPSTPLPSLDLLTPPPSEVEPVDTFALEQMARLVEARLADFRIKADVVNYSPGPVITRFELNLAPGVKAARISNLSRDLARSLSTVAVRVVEVIPGKPYVGLELPNKKRQTVYLREVLDNIKFRDNPSPLTVVLGKDIAGDPVVADLAKMPHLLVAGTTGSGKSVGVNAMILSMLYKAQPEDVRFIMIDPKMLELSVYEGIPHLLTEVVTDMKDAANALRWSVNEMERRYKLMSALGVRNLAGYNEKIAQAMRMGRPIPDPYWKPGDSMDAQHPVLEKLPYIVVLVDEFADLMMTVGKKVEELIARLAQKARAAGIHLVLATQRPSVDVITGLIKANIPTRIAFTVSSKIDSRTILDQGGAESLLGMGDMLYSGPNSTSPVRVHGAFVRDEEVHAVVQDWKARGRPQYVDGITSDSESEGGGGGFDGGEELDPLFDQAVNFVTEKRKASISGVQRQFRIGYNRAARIIEQMEAQGIVSEQGHNGNREVLAPPPFD from the coding sequence TTGAGCCAGGAATACACTGAAGACAAAGAAGTCACACTATCGAAGCTAAGCAGCGGACGTCGTCTCCTCGAGGCTTTGCTGATTGTTATTGCCCTTTTTGCCGTCTGGCTGATGGCAGCCTTACTCAGTTTCAACCCCTCAGATCCCAGCTGGTCACAAACTGCATGGCATGAACCTATCCATAATTTAGGCGGCGTCCCCGGTGCCTGGCTTGCGGACACGCTGTTTTTCATTTTCGGTGTAATGGCCTATACGCTTCCCGTGATTATCATTGGCGGATGCTGGTTTGCGTGGCGTCATCGTCAGAACGACGATTATATCGACTATTTCGCCGTGTCGCTGCGCCTGATTGGCGCGCTGGCGCTGATCCTCACCTCCTGCGGGCTGGCCGCAATCAATGCGGATGATATCTGGTACTTCGCCTCAGGCGGGGTCATCGGCAGCTTATTAAGTTCTGCACTGCAACCAATGCTGCACAGCAGCGGCGGTACGCTGGCGCTGCTCTGCATCTGGGCGGCCGGTCTGACGCTGTTTACCGGCTGGTCCTGGGTGAGCATTGCCGAGAAAATAGGCAGTTTTATCCTCACCATTCTGACCTTCGCCAGCAACCGTACCCGCCGCGACGATACGTGGGTTGATGAAGACGAGTACGAAGATGAAGAGGAAGATGACGCGCCTGTGCAGCGTCGCGAGTCTCGCCGTGCCCGTATTCTGCGCGGCGCGCTGGCGCGCCGTCAGCGCGTTGCGGAGAAATTTGCCAACCCGCTAGGGCGTAAAACCGATGCGGCGCTCTTCTCCGGTAAACGTATGGATGAAGACGAGCAGGTGGCGTATCGCGCTGCGGGTGTCGCCGTCGATCCTGACGATGTGCTCTTCTCCGGCAGCCGGGCCACGCCTGGCGATTTCGACGAATACGATCCGTTGTTAAACGGCCACTCGGTGACCGAACCGGTTGCCGCAGCCGCAGCCGCGACGACCGCTGCGCAGGCGTATGCCGCGCCTGTCGACGCCGTGACGCCATCCGCGCCGGTGTCGCCGCCGGAGTCCGTTATTCAGCAGCCTCAGGTTAACTGGCAAACTGCACCAGGCGTTCATACGCCGGAGCCGACTATCGCGCCTGAACCTGAAAGCTACATCCCAGTGCAACAGGAGCAGTGGCAGCAGCCTTATCAGCCGCCGCAGCCTGAGTATGAACCGCAGCCATATCAGCAGCCAGTGGCCCAGCCTTATCAGGAATATGCACCTGACCCGGTCGAGCCGGTGCAGCCTTATGCCGAGCCGCAGCCTGAACCTGAAATCGTGGAAGAGGTGAAGCCTGCGCGTCCACCGCTGTACTATTTTGAAGAAGTAGAAGAGCGCCGTGCGCGTGAACGCGAGCAACTGGCGGCCTGGTATCAGCCCGTGCCTGAACCGGTGCAGGAGCCGGTGACGAGAACGCCATCTGCTTCAGTGCCACCGGTCGACCCGACGCCTGCGGTTGCCCCCGTAGCGGAAAGCGTGAAGCAGGCTACGGCGGCCGCTGCCGTGGCTGCACCTGTTTTTAGCCTGGCAACGGGCGGTGCGCCGCGTCCTCAGGTGAAGGAGGGAATTGGTCCGCAGCTGCCTCGCCCTAACCGCGTCCGCGTGCCAACCCGCCGCGAGCTTGCTTCTTATGGCATCAAGCTGCCTTCCCAGCGTATGGCCGAAGAGAAAGCGCGCGAGCTCGAGTATGAAGACGACGGCGATGACATGCAGCAGGACGAGCTGGCCCGCCAGTTCGCTGCGCAGCAGAATCAACGCTACGGCGAAGAGTATCAGCACGATGAACCGGCGCTGGAAGATGAAGATGACGCGGCAGAGGCCGAATTAGCGCGCCAGTTTGCCGCCACCCAGCAGCAGCGCTATTCCGGTGAACAACCGGCTGGCGCAAATCCGTTCTCGCTGTCTGATTTCGAATTCTCACCGATGAAGGATCTGGTGGATGATGGCCCGAGCGAGCCGTTGTTTACCCCGAGCGTGATGCCGGAAGCAGAGCCGGTGCGCCAGCAGCCAGCGCCGCAGGCCTACGCGCAGCCGCAGCAGCCTGTTCAACAGCCGTATGCACAACCGCAGCAGCCGCATCAGCAGGCGCCGCAGTTCCAGCAGCCTGCGCCACAGCCGCAGGAGAGCCTGATTCACCCGCTGTTAATGCGTAACGGCGACAGCCGTCCGCTGCAGCGTCCCAGCACGCCGCTGCCGTCTCTGGATCTGTTAACGCCGCCGCCGTCAGAAGTGGAACCCGTTGATACCTTCGCGCTGGAGCAGATGGCGCGTCTGGTGGAAGCCCGTCTGGCTGACTTCCGCATTAAGGCAGATGTGGTGAACTACTCGCCGGGCCCCGTTATCACCCGTTTCGAACTGAACCTGGCGCCGGGCGTTAAGGCCGCGCGTATTTCCAACCTCTCTCGCGACCTGGCGCGTTCGCTGTCGACCGTTGCGGTGCGCGTGGTGGAAGTGATACCGGGTAAACCGTACGTGGGTCTGGAGCTGCCGAACAAGAAACGTCAGACCGTCTACCTGCGTGAAGTGCTGGATAACATCAAATTCCGCGATAACCCATCTCCGCTGACCGTGGTGCTGGGTAAAGATATCGCCGGCGATCCGGTGGTGGCCGATCTCGCGAAAATGCCTCACCTGCTGGTGGCGGGTACCACTGGTTCCGGTAAATCCGTCGGCGTGAACGCCATGATCCTCAGCATGCTCTATAAAGCGCAGCCGGAAGATGTGCGTTTCATCATGATCGACCCGAAAATGCTGGAACTGTCGGTCTACGAAGGCATTCCGCATCTGCTGACCGAAGTCGTGACCGACATGAAGGACGCCGCCAACGCGCTGCGCTGGAGCGTCAACGAGATGGAGCGCCGCTACAAGCTGATGTCTGCGCTGGGCGTGCGTAACCTGGCTGGCTATAACGAGAAAATCGCCCAGGCGATGCGTATGGGGCGTCCGATTCCGGATCCTTACTGGAAGCCGGGCGACAGCATGGATGCCCAGCATCCGGTGCTGGAAAAACTGCCTTATATCGTCGTGCTGGTCGATGAATTCGCTGACCTGATGATGACCGTCGGTAAGAAAGTGGAAGAGTTGATTGCCCGTCTGGCGCAGAAAGCGCGTGCGGCCGGTATTCACCTTGTGCTGGCGACCCAGCGTCCTTCCGTGGACGTGATTACCGGTCTTATCAAAGCGAACATTCCGACGCGTATCGCCTTTACCGTATCAAGTAAAATTGACTCCCGCACCATTCTTGACCAGGGCGGCGCTGAGTCCCTGCTGGGTATGGGTGACATGCTCTATTCCGGCCCGAACTCCACCTCTCCGGTGCGCGTCCACGGTGCGTTTGTCCGCGATGAGGAAGTTCACGCCGTCGTGCAGGACTGGAAAGCGCGCGGTCGTCCACAATACGTTGACGGCATTACCAGTGAT